From a region of the Suncus etruscus isolate mSunEtr1 chromosome 11, mSunEtr1.pri.cur, whole genome shotgun sequence genome:
- the LOC126023044 gene encoding olfactory receptor 6C2-like, whose protein sequence is MRNHTSITSFILLGLTDDPQLKILLFIFLLITYMLSAIGNLTIIILTLVDSHLKTAMYLFLQNFSFLEISFTSACIPRFLYSLSTGDRTISYNACACQLFFTDVFGVTEFFLLATMSYDRYVAICKPLHYMIIMNHKVCKRLLLSCWITTLLIILPPIFMGLDLEFCDKNSIDHFACDANPILEISCSDTWFLEQMVIVCSVLIFIVTLVCVFLSYLYIIKTILGFPSAQQRTKAFSTCSSHMIVVSITYGSCIFIYIKPSAKNEMTINKGVSILTTSISPMLNPFIYTLRNKQVKQAFHDLVKRIMFLSKN, encoded by the coding sequence ATGAGAAATCATACATCAATTACCAGCTTTATCCTCCTGGGTTTGACAGATGACCCTCAGCTAAAGATTCTactctttatatttttacttatcaCCTACATGTTGAGTGCTATTGGAAACCTGACCATCATCATCCTCACCTTAGTGGATTCTCATCTTAAAACTGCAATGTAcctttttctccaaaatttttcATTCTTAGAAATCTCATTCACTTCTGCTTGTATTCCTAGATTTTTATACAGTCTATCAACAGGTGACAGAACCATTAGCTATAATGCATGTGCATGTCAACTATTTTTTACAGATGTTTTTGGAGTAACAGAATTTTTTCTCTTAGCCACCATGTCTTATGATCGATATGTAGCCATTTGCAAGCCACTGCATTACATGATAATCATGAACCACAAAGTGTGCAAAAGGCTCCTCCTCTCCTGCTGGATAACTACTTTGTTGATTATTTTGCCACCAATTTTCATGGGATTGGATCTGGAATTTTGTGACAAAAATTCCATTGATCACTTTGCTTGTGATGCTAATCCAATACTGGAAATCTCATGCTCAGATACATGGTTCTTAGAGCAGATGGTTATTGTTTGCTCTGTATTAATTTTCATTGTgacacttgtgtgtgtgtttttgtccTACTTGTATATCATTAAAACAATTCTAGGATTCCCCTCTGCTCAGCAAAGGACAAAAGCTTTTTCCACCTGTTCTTCCCACATGATTGTGGTTTCCATCACCTATGGCAGCTGCATCTTTATCTACATTAAACCTTCAGCAAAAAATGAAATGACTATTAATAAAGGGGTATCAATACTCACAACTTCCATTTCTCCCATGTTAAACCCATTTATATATACTCTGAGGAACAAACAAGTGAAACAAGCCTTTCATGACTTAGTCAAAAGAATTATGTTTCTTTCAAA